The sequence below is a genomic window from Opitutales bacterium.
CTGTGCCGTCAGCACATCTTGGTGCACAACCCGGCCTCTGAAATCGACCTTCCTCGCGAAGAAAAGCGCCTGCCGCAAGAACCCCTCAGCCTACAGCAAGTCGATGCCGTGCTCAACGCCCCCGACGTGGCCGAGCCCCTCGGACTGCGCGATCGCGCCATCTTAGAAGTGTTTTACTCGACCGGAATCCGGCGCAGCGAACTGACCCGCCTAGAAATCCAGGACGTGAACCTGGACCGCCGGACACTTCAAATACGCCTGGGCAAAGGGCGCAAAGACCGGGTGGTGCCCCTGGGCGAACGCGCCCGGGCGTGGCTGGAACGCTACCTCGACGCAGTGCGCCCAGAATTACTCCTCAACAACAGCACGCAGAGAGGAGCGAAACCTGAGCACGAAGGCACCCTGTTTTTATCGAGTTATGGCGTGCCCTTCAACCCCGACTCGGTGACTAAGATGGTATGCAGCTGCATTGAGAACTCCGGGATAGGTCGTGCTGGCTCCTGCCACCTCTTTCGCCACAGCAGCGCGACCCACATGCTCGAAAACGGCGTAGACATCCGCTTTATCCAGCAGCTCTTGGGGCATGCGAAGTTGGAGACCACGCAAGTCTACACCGAAGTCAGCATCCAGCAGCTCCAAGAAGTCCACAAACGGACGCACCCGGCGCGTATGGATAAAGGTGAGGCTTGAGTTATTAGGAAAAACCGACGATCTTATAACAATGAACGCCGTAGAAATCATAGAAGAAATCCAGCGTTTACCGGAGGATGAGCGCGGCAAAGTAGTTCAGTTTGTGCGTCATTTGCCGAACGCTGAGACCATTGCGGCTATGAATGAGCCTCTTGAAAGCTTACAACGCTTTGAGAGTGTTGAAGCCTTGATGGCAGATCTGGAATCTGAGGATTGATGCTGCCCATCGTTCGCAAAAGTCGCTTTAAGAAGGACTTCCGCAAACTCCGCTCTGCATCCAAAGATGTGCAGAAGTTGATTGAAGTGATTGAGATACTGAGAGCAGAAGAATCGCTCGATCAGCGGTATCGTGACCACAACTTGATCGGAAACTACGTCGGCTATCGTGAGTGCCATATAGAGCCTGATTGGCTGCTGATTTATAAAGTCGAAAATGGCGAACTGATCTTGGTGCGGACGGGTTCACACAGTGAACTCTTCTAAGTCCTGGTCTCTTCATTAGAGGTCTTTTTAAGCCTTGCTCGCGTTGAGCAGGGCTTCTTTCGTTTTGTTCCGTGAGCTTTGCCGTTCCCCAAATCGACACCATGCCCTTTGCGCAGCTAGTGCTGCTTAAAGCTGCGGTCGATGCTGCAGTAGAGGACGAAAAACGCCGCCGGGAAAAAGTAGCCGCCGCAGCCCAAAACCGCGCCTGGAGAATTTTTTTAGCCGAGGCGAAATCGCGTCATGAAAATTGGCTGCGGCGCCAGGAAACGCATCGAGGAAAATGCGATTTTTCCTCAAAAACCGCGGAGGGGTTCGGCTATGGCCCCTTCGGCGAACCGCTGGCAAGCGTAGGCCCCGAAGCCACTACGTTCCGCTTCACCTTCTCCACCAAATACCAAGACCCCGAAACCGGCTACCACTACTACGGCTACCGCTATTACGATGCAGACAAGGGTCGGTGGTTGAGTCGTGACCCGATTGAGGAACAGGGCGGGGTGAACCTGTTTGGGTTTGTGGGGAATGATGGCGTGAATCGGTGGGATTACTTAGGTCTTCAGGAGCCTAGGAATAGATCCAATTTTAATGCGACGCTCACGCCGCGTGAATTAGCAGGCGCCTTATTCAGTGGGGGAGGAACTGGTCTGTATAACATTGCCATGGGCTTTAGAGGCTTCGCTGAAACCATTGGAGAGACT
It includes:
- a CDS encoding type II toxin-antitoxin system YafQ family toxin; its protein translation is MLPIVRKSRFKKDFRKLRSASKDVQKLIEVIEILRAEESLDQRYRDHNLIGNYVGYRECHIEPDWLLIYKVENGELILVRTGSHSELF
- the xerC gene encoding site-specific tyrosine recombinase XerC; protein product: MKTDRNVRIGRIRAFEARGGRRAEPDGLQRGIAGAGGDGLADRMDAYLESLRVQHYSEQTVKSHREALVQWVRWAYERDVYQSTEVTRPLLESYQRWLYRYRKPDGRALAPATQRSRLSFIKSYFKWLCRQHILVHNPASEIDLPREEKRLPQEPLSLQQVDAVLNAPDVAEPLGLRDRAILEVFYSTGIRRSELTRLEIQDVNLDRRTLQIRLGKGRKDRVVPLGERARAWLERYLDAVRPELLLNNSTQRGAKPEHEGTLFLSSYGVPFNPDSVTKMVCSCIENSGIGRAGSCHLFRHSSATHMLENGVDIRFIQQLLGHAKLETTQVYTEVSIQQLQEVHKRTHPARMDKGEA